ACCCGTCCCGCGCGCCCGTACGACGCGCTGCACGGGTCCCGGGGCGGACCCGGCCCGCGGTCGGTCCGCCCCGATGCCCGCGATGCGGACCGACCGCGGGCGGGACGGCCGCCACCGGTCGTCCGGCCGTGGTGAAGGCCGCACCGCGCCGATGCCCAGGCGGGGCGCTCCCCGCGTCGCCCCGTGCGCGCAGGCGACGCGGGTGGTTTCAGACGCCCGTGCCCAGCACCGCGTTGGTCTGCTGCGGGTCGCCGCAGACGATCAGCAGGGCACCGGCCCGGGCGCGGGCCAGCGGCAGGGCGGTGGCGGCAGCGGAGGCGGGGCCCCCGTTGACGGCCACGACGACCACCGGACGGGTCGCGGCACGGGAGAGGGCGGCGGCGTCCGCGTAGAAGACGTCGTCACCGGTGTCGTGCTGCGCCCAGTAGGAGGCTTCGCCGAAGGACAGCTCGTGTTCGGCCCACGGGTGCTGGGCACCGGTGGTGACCACCAGCACGTCCCCGGGGGCGCGGCCCGAGTCCAGGAGCAGGTCCACGGCCTCCTCGGCGGCGTCGAGCGCACCCTCGGCCGAAGCCGGGACCAGCTGGATCTGGGGGGCCGCCACAGGGACGGCGGGAGCGGCCGGGCCCGCGGGGCCCGGCTTGGCCGGAACCACGTCACGCGGCGTGCGCTGCACCGGCGGCGCGGGCCGCGGGGGGCCGGGTCGACCGGGGCGGGCCGGAGCCGCGGGGCGGGGGCCGGGTACGGGGCGAGGGGTCGGCGCGGTACGGCCACTGGCCGGGGTGGCGCGGGGACCCTGGGCACTCTCGTGAATCTGAGGCTCCTCGGGAATGAGAGGCATGGGTTGATATCTATCAAACATTGGTGCGGTATGGATGGCCGGGCGGCACATCAGTGCGAGCGGAACCGTCAGAAATCGAAGCCGAGCTGGCCCTCGATCCCCGGAACGCCTCCGTCCGCCCAACTGCGGGCCTTCTTGAGGTGCCGCCACTGGGGCAGCGCATCAAGATACGCCCACGACAAGCGGTGGTACGGGGTGGGTCCCCGCTCCTCCAGTGCGGCCTTGTGCACGGGTGACGGATACCCGGCGTTGTCCGCGAATCCGAAGTCTGCATGGTGGTCGCCCAGTTCGGCCATCATTTTGTCGCGCTGAACCTTGGCGATCACCGACGCCGCCGCGACGGCCACGCACGACTGGTCGCCCTTGATCACCGTGCGCACCTTCCACGGGGCACCGAGGTAGTCGTGCTTCCCGTCGAGGATGACGGCTTCGGGGCGGACCGGCAGGGCGTCCAGGGCACGGACCGCGGCGAGCCGCAGCGCGGCCGTCATCCCCAGGGCGTCGATCTCCTCCGGGGAGGCATGGCCCAGGGCGTAGGCCGTCACCCACGACTGCAGGATCACGGCGAGTTCCGTGCGTCGCTTGACGGTCAGCAGTTTGGAGTCGGTCAGGCCCTCGGGCGGCCGGCGCAGTCCGGTGATCGCCGCGCAGACGGTGACGGGACCGGCCCAGGCACCCCGCCCCACCTCATCGACACCGGCTATGACCTTCGCTCCGGTCGTGGCACGCAGAGAGCGCTCGACGGTGTGAGTAGGCGGTTGGTACGGCATGGCGCCCATAGACTACGCCGCCGGACTCCTCCCGCGACACCCCGGTCCCCGGTCCCCGGTCCCGCGGCTGGACCGGGGCGGGGTCGGGGCGATCGGGTTCGGACCGCGCGGGGCCGAAGGCGGGGGACCGAAGGCGGGGGGGCTTCCAGGACGCCGTCCGGGACGTGCGGGAAGGCCAGGGCCCGTCATCGTGGCAGGGGTCGGGTGACCGCTTCCGCCCTCAGGGCGCGCCGGGTACCCAGTCGGGCAGCGCCTCGGTCCGTTCGGCCCATTCGGCGGGCGGGGCGCCCGTCCCGCCGGATGCGAGGACACCGCCCGTGATGGCGCAGGTCGTGTCCACATCGCCACCCGCCTGCGCCGTCGTCCAGAACGCCGTCTCGAAGTCGGTGAGGGACCGGGCCGCGGACCAGAGCGCGAAGGGGACGGTGTCATGGGCGGACGCGCGGCGCCCACAGCCCAGGACCGCGGCGACGGTGGCCGCGTCGCCGTAGTCGAGCATGTCCCGGGCGCGGCGCAGTCCCGCGCCGACGGCGCTCCTGGGTACGAGAGCGATGACACCGTCGAGGAGGGCCTCGGGCCCGGGCGGCCCGTCCGGTGAGGCGGCGAGGGCGGCGGCCGCGGCCACGGCCATGGCCCCCACCACGCCCTCCCGGTGCTGGTGCGTGGGGTAGGCCGAGATCTCGGCCTGATGGGTCGCCTGCTCCGGATCGTCCGCGTACCAGGCGCCCAGCGGTGCGATGCGCATGGCGGCGCCGTTGCCCCAGGATCCCTGGCCCCGGAAGAGCGCGGCGGCCAGTTCACGCCAGTCCCCGCCCTCCCGGACGAGGCACAGCAGCCGGCCCACCGCCGGGCCGTAGCCCCGGCCGAAGTCGTGGTGCTCGGCGAAGGAACGGGCCAGCGCGTCCTGGTCCACGCGGTGGTGGGCGGCCAGGACGGCCACCACGGAGCAGGCCATCTCCGTGTCGTCCGTCCACGGCCAGGGGCCCGCGGGCAGTTCGCGCCGCTTGAGCAGGGGGTGGTGGGCCGGGACGAAGAACTGCGAGCCCAGGGCGTCGCCCACGGCCAGTCCGCGCAGGCTGGCCAGGGCACGGCCCAGGCGGTCGGCGGAAGTCGGGTCGGCGGTCATCGCCCTGCCACTCTATCCGCCGACCCAGTACGGCACCGGGTCCCGCCAGCGGTCGAAGGGCCGGTCGAGCGCGTACTTGCCGTCCTCCCCGAGGACGAGCATCCGCATCTCGGCGTTCCCGGGGTTCGAGAGCGACTCGAACTCCGCCACCGTCCAGTGGAACCAGCGCATGCAGAACAGCCGCATCGCGAGTCCGTGCGTCACCAGGAGCACGTTCGGCGGGTGGTCGGGGGCCTCGAAGCTGCGGAACAGGCTCTCCAGGAAGCCGCCGACCCGGTCGTACACGTCGGCACCGGACTCGCCCTGCGGGAACCGGAAGAAGAAGTGACCGTAGGCGTCCCGGTACGCCTTCTGCACGCGCACGTCGTCGCGGTCCTGCCAGTTGCCCCAGTCCTGCTCCCGCAGCCTGGGCTCCTCCCGCACCCGTATCAGGCCGGGGTCGAGGTGGAAGGCGCGCAGTGTCTCGTGCGTGCGGCGGTACGGGGAGACGTACACGCTCACCTGTTCCCGGCCGAACAGCTCCCGCAGCGTCCTGCCGGTCTCCTCGGCCTGCCGCCGGCCGCGTTCGGTCAGCGCGAGGGCGTGGTCGGGCTCCCGCTCGTACACGGAGTCGTCGACATTGCCCGTTGACTCGCCGTGCCGGACAAGGACGATGCGCCGTGGTCGTGCCATGCCGAAACCCTAGATCGGGTCGGCGGCGGAAGAGCACCCGTGCGGGCTCCATACGGCATATGTCACACCATCACCGCCCTCAGACCGTCCAGGACGGCTCCATGTCCACGATGTCACCCGACAGGGCCGCGATGTCCGCCTCCGTCTGGGCGCGCAGGGCGAGCCGTTCCACGCGCTCGGTGCGGTACTTGCCGTGCTCGGCGGCCGACCGCCACATCGACAGGACCAGGAACTCCTGCTCGGGCGCCTGCCCGAACATGCCCCGGATCATGCCGGGCGAGCCGGCCATCGCGGGATTCCAGACCTTCTCCTGCATGAGGGTGAAGTGTTCGGCGCGTTCCTCGTGCACCCGGCACAGGGCCACGCGGATCAGGTCGGCGTCGGTGAACCGGGGCTCGAAGCCGGTCTTCACGTCGAAGCGGTACTCGAACAGCTTGGCCCGGTGGTCCTTGAAGGTGCCGGACTGGGAGGCGGCCAGACGGTCGTGGGAACGGGCCATGAAGGAGTCGTAGAAGGCGCGGCTCTCCCAGAAGGCGAAGATGTGCGCCACCCCGGGCCGCTGCCGGCTCCAGCCTCCGCCCTGTCCCCGAAACCCCGGCTCCCCCAGAAGCCCCGCCCATTTCCGCTGCCCGCGCTCGAAGCCGCGGCGGTCCACCACGGTGCAGCGAATCCACTTGACCAGCACCGCGCCATCGTAAGGCCACGGGGCGTGGCGCCGGTCACGCTCGGGCGGAGATGGTCCGCGCACGCTCTGCTCACACATGGCACGATGGACAAGCAAACCCGACTGCAAGGGAGTTGGGGAAGAGGGAGCTGCAGGGGGAAGGGTCAGCCTGTGAACGACGTCAGCAAGGGAATCCGCAAGGTCGAGATCGGGCTCCAGTGGGACCCCAGCCCGGCGGGGACGCCGCCGGCCGACCTCGATCTCGTCGCCGCGCCGTACGTGTCGGACGACGCGTACGGAGCTCCCGCCTACCTGGTGCACTTCGACAGCCGTTCCCCGGACGGCACGATCTTCCTGAACCGGGACAGCACGGACGGCCGGGGGTTCGGCTGGGACGAGGTCATGACGCTCGAACTGGAGCGTCTCGCCGACCGGTACGCGCGCGTGGTGGTCGGTGCCGTCATCCAGCAGCGCTCCGGGCACAGGACGTTCGCCCAGGTGCTGAATCCGGCCATGCGCGTTCGTGAGGGTTACACCGTCCTGGCCGAGGACGACTTCGGTTCGGTCCCCGGGGCGACGGCGGCCGCGATCGCCGAGTTCGTGCGGGACGAGTCGGGCAGCTGGACCTTCCATCCCGGTGTGCACGGCTTCGACGAGGACCCCGCGACCTTCACCCGGGTCATGGGCAGGGCGCACCGGTCCTGAGAGAGCGGTGGGGGGCGTCGGCCGCGGCCGACGCCCCCCACCGTTTCACCACCCGCGCGGCATCAGCTGCAGCCGCTGGTCGAACCGCAGCCCTCGCAGATGTAGCAGGAGCCGGCCCGCTGCATCTTCGTGCCGCAGGAGAAGCACAGCGGGGCGTCGGCCTGGATGCCCAGCTGCATCTCCACCAGTTCGGCGCTGGTGTGGGCCTGCTTCGGGGCGGGCTTCGCCGCCTCGGACTCGGCCTTCGGGGTCGCGACGGCCTTCAGGTCCGTCTGCCGCGGCGCCGACTGGGCCAGGCCCTCGACGTCGACCTCGTCGTCCTCGATGGACTGCTCGTAGGAGCCGGTCTCCAGGTGACGCTGACGCTCCTCGGCGGAGTGGATGCCGAGCGCGGAGCGGGTCTCGAAGGGCAGGAAGTCCAGCGCCAGGCGGCGGAAGATGTAGTCGACGATCGACTGCGCCATCCGCACGTCCGGGTCGTCCGTCATGCCGGCCGGCTCAAAGCGCATGTTGGTGAACTTGGAGACGTACGTCTCCAGGGGCACGCCGTACTGGAGGCCGACGGAGACGGCGATGGAGAAGGCGTCCATCATGCCGGCGAGGGTCGATCCCTGCTTGGACATCTTCAGGAAGACCTCGCCGAGACCGTCGTCCGGGTAGGAGTTGGCGGTCATGTAGCCCTCGGCGCCACCGACCGTGAAGGACGTGGTGATCCCGGGCCGGCCCTTGGGGAGGCGCTTGCGGACCGGGCGGTACTCGACGACCTTCTCGACCTTGGGCTCGACGGCGGCGGGCCTGTCGGCCTTCTCCTCCGTCGTCTCCTTCTTCTTGGCCGACAGCGGCTGGCCGACCTTGC
This is a stretch of genomic DNA from Streptomyces sp. TG1A-8. It encodes these proteins:
- a CDS encoding YdbC family protein, producing MLVKWIRCTVVDRRGFERGQRKWAGLLGEPGFRGQGGGWSRQRPGVAHIFAFWESRAFYDSFMARSHDRLAASQSGTFKDHRAKLFEYRFDVKTGFEPRFTDADLIRVALCRVHEERAEHFTLMQEKVWNPAMAGSPGMIRGMFGQAPEQEFLVLSMWRSAAEHGKYRTERVERLALRAQTEADIAALSGDIVDMEPSWTV
- a CDS encoding histidine phosphatase family protein; the encoded protein is MARPRRIVLVRHGESTGNVDDSVYEREPDHALALTERGRRQAEETGRTLRELFGREQVSVYVSPYRRTHETLRAFHLDPGLIRVREEPRLREQDWGNWQDRDDVRVQKAYRDAYGHFFFRFPQGESGADVYDRVGGFLESLFRSFEAPDHPPNVLLVTHGLAMRLFCMRWFHWTVAEFESLSNPGNAEMRMLVLGEDGKYALDRPFDRWRDPVPYWVGG
- a CDS encoding TerD family protein, yielding MNDVSKGIRKVEIGLQWDPSPAGTPPADLDLVAAPYVSDDAYGAPAYLVHFDSRSPDGTIFLNRDSTDGRGFGWDEVMTLELERLADRYARVVVGAVIQQRSGHRTFAQVLNPAMRVREGYTVLAEDDFGSVPGATAAAIAEFVRDESGSWTFHPGVHGFDEDPATFTRVMGRAHRS
- a CDS encoding ADP-ribosylglycohydrolase family protein, translated to MTADPTSADRLGRALASLRGLAVGDALGSQFFVPAHHPLLKRRELPAGPWPWTDDTEMACSVVAVLAAHHRVDQDALARSFAEHHDFGRGYGPAVGRLLCLVREGGDWRELAAALFRGQGSWGNGAAMRIAPLGAWYADDPEQATHQAEISAYPTHQHREGVVGAMAVAAAAALAASPDGPPGPEALLDGVIALVPRSAVGAGLRRARDMLDYGDAATVAAVLGCGRRASAHDTVPFALWSAARSLTDFETAFWTTAQAGGDVDTTCAITGGVLASGGTGAPPAEWAERTEALPDWVPGAP
- a CDS encoding ribonuclease HII, whose protein sequence is MPYQPPTHTVERSLRATTGAKVIAGVDEVGRGAWAGPVTVCAAITGLRRPPEGLTDSKLLTVKRRTELAVILQSWVTAYALGHASPEEIDALGMTAALRLAAVRALDALPVRPEAVILDGKHDYLGAPWKVRTVIKGDQSCVAVAAASVIAKVQRDKMMAELGDHHADFGFADNAGYPSPVHKAALEERGPTPYHRLSWAYLDALPQWRHLKKARSWADGGVPGIEGQLGFDF